One genomic region from Candidatus Sulfotelmatobacter sp. encodes:
- a CDS encoding TIM barrel protein has protein sequence MDPTPDSRLAPERPRFGTSGIPRSSARPATEAGIRRAAELGLTCLEMAWGNGVRMKPETADRIARAARETGLELTAHAPYYLNLCGDRDTIDRSVRRLIETGVLAARCGARSFCFHPGFLGGQDPHHARVRVWRALLEVTRALRERGVAIDVRPELTGRPSQIGSFDETLMWCEMIPGVRPCIDFSHHYARLQGEPNRFDDFADMLEIIRRRLGPEALESLHVHIAGIEFGPSGERRHVPLRESAFRYGELLRALKALGVRGWVVCESPALEDDAVHLQQSWEAA, from the coding sequence ATGGACCCCACGCCTGATTCGCGCCTCGCGCCGGAGCGCCCGCGCTTCGGGACCTCGGGAATTCCGCGCTCCAGCGCTCGACCCGCCACCGAAGCCGGCATTCGTCGGGCCGCCGAGCTGGGCCTCACCTGCCTCGAGATGGCGTGGGGGAACGGGGTGCGAATGAAGCCCGAGACCGCCGATCGCATCGCCCGGGCCGCACGCGAGACCGGCCTTGAGCTGACCGCCCACGCTCCCTATTACCTCAATCTGTGCGGGGACCGCGACACCATCGACCGCAGCGTTCGGCGCCTGATCGAGACCGGCGTTCTGGCCGCGCGCTGCGGCGCGCGCAGCTTCTGCTTCCACCCGGGTTTTCTCGGCGGCCAGGATCCGCACCACGCACGGGTGCGGGTGTGGCGTGCTCTGCTCGAAGTCACCCGCGCCCTTCGCGAGCGCGGCGTGGCGATCGACGTGCGTCCCGAGCTGACCGGCAGGCCTTCACAGATCGGCTCGTTCGACGAGACGCTGATGTGGTGCGAGATGATTCCCGGAGTTCGACCCTGCATCGACTTCTCGCATCACTACGCCCGGCTGCAGGGCGAGCCCAATCGGTTCGACGACTTCGCCGACATGCTCGAAATCATCCGCCGCCGGCTGGGTCCCGAGGCGCTCGAATCCCTGCACGTGCACATCGCCGGCATCGAGTTCGGCCCCTCGGGGGAGCGGCGGCACGTGCCGCTGCGCGAGTCCGCATTCCGCTACGGCGAATTGTTGCGCGCGCTCAAGGCGCTGGGCGTCCGGGGCTGGGTGGTGTGCGAGAGTCCGGCGCTCGAGGACGACGCGGTGCACCTGCAGCAGAGCTGGGAGGCGGCCTGA
- the ybgF gene encoding tol-pal system protein YbgF, which yields MAALLAAGAIAMSGCVPPSLMTLRGDVDSLRVVVDTLVVRDSIAYQTLLDIHREVSEQHDLLLSTRAATGTDTQQQLDQMSRLEARLEDVMGRFQQPSQHAPATPAAADAGQLYDQAALDLTQGRYSMALQGFREFVKQNPGSELADNAQYGVGECLFAQSQFDSAAVEYARVETQWPKGDKVPAALYKRALCEDKLGKDADSRKTLEDLVKRFPLSGEAQLARERLSTGGRH from the coding sequence GTGGCGGCGCTGCTCGCCGCCGGCGCGATCGCGATGAGCGGCTGCGTGCCGCCCTCGCTGATGACGCTGCGCGGTGACGTGGACAGTCTGCGCGTGGTGGTCGACACGCTGGTGGTGCGCGACTCGATCGCCTATCAGACGCTGCTCGACATCCACCGCGAGGTGAGCGAGCAGCACGATCTGTTGCTCAGCACGCGTGCCGCGACCGGCACCGACACTCAGCAGCAGCTCGATCAGATGAGCCGGCTGGAAGCGAGACTCGAGGACGTCATGGGCCGGTTTCAGCAGCCGTCGCAGCATGCGCCCGCCACTCCGGCCGCGGCCGATGCCGGCCAGCTGTACGACCAGGCCGCCCTGGATCTCACTCAGGGACGCTATTCAATGGCGCTGCAGGGCTTCCGAGAATTCGTGAAGCAGAACCCCGGCAGCGAGCTCGCCGATAACGCGCAATATGGGGTGGGCGAGTGTCTGTTCGCGCAATCGCAGTTCGACAGTGCGGCGGTCGAGTACGCCAGGGTGGAGACCCAGTGGCCGAAGGGTGACAAGGTGCCGGCGGCCCTCTACAAGCGCGCGCTGTGCGAGGACAAGCTCGGCAAGGACGCCGATTCCAGGAAGACGCTCGAGGACCTGGTCAAGCGCTTCCCGCTCTCCGGAGAGGCGCAGCTGGCGCGCGAGCGCCTGTCAACGGGCGGCCGCCACTGA
- a CDS encoding MBL fold metallo-hydrolase — MPLTAITLNLGPLDNNTFLLVDDATRVAAVIDVGFEPEAVLERIARERVKLELLLLTHAHYDHACGMLAVQQVLPLPCWLHPADRPLLARIAEQGILFGLPPADPPVDLRDLADGQRLAIGESALEVIHTPGHSPGGVCFRHGDDLWVGDTLFAGSVGRTDLPGASWELLERTIRTRLFTLGDQVRCYPGHGPATTIGIERRTNPFVGERAVLG; from the coding sequence GTGCCGCTGACGGCGATCACGCTCAATCTCGGCCCGCTCGACAACAACACCTTTCTGCTGGTGGACGATGCCACTCGCGTCGCGGCCGTGATCGACGTGGGCTTCGAGCCCGAGGCGGTGCTCGAGCGCATCGCGCGCGAGCGCGTGAAGCTCGAGCTGCTGCTGCTCACCCACGCGCACTACGATCACGCCTGCGGCATGCTCGCGGTGCAGCAGGTGCTGCCGTTGCCTTGCTGGCTCCATCCCGCGGATCGCCCGCTGCTCGCGCGGATCGCGGAGCAGGGCATCTTGTTCGGCCTGCCGCCCGCCGATCCGCCGGTCGACCTGCGCGACCTGGCCGACGGCCAGCGCCTCGCGATCGGCGAATCCGCCCTCGAGGTCATCCACACGCCGGGACACTCTCCGGGCGGAGTCTGCTTCCGGCACGGCGACGATCTGTGGGTGGGCGACACGCTCTTCGCGGGTTCGGTGGGACGCACCGATCTGCCCGGCGCTTCGTGGGAGCTGCTCGAGCGGACGATCCGGACCCGGCTGTTCACGCTCGGCGACCAGGTGCGCTGCTATCCAGGGCACGGGCCCGCCACCACGATCGGCATCGAACGCCGGACCAATCCCTTCGTGGGCGAGCGCGCGGTGCTGGGATGA
- the dcd gene encoding dCTP deaminase, which yields MSIKPDHWIRKMCREYGMIEPFEEKQVREGVVSYGISSYGYDIRVADEFKIFTNVMSTVVDPKHVDPASMVDFHGPICIVPPNSFALARTIEYFRIPRNVLTICVGKSTYARCGIITNVTPFEPEWEGHVTLEISNTTPLPAKIYANEGIAQVLFFESDEPCETSYRDKAGKYQRQRGITLPRL from the coding sequence GTGTCCATCAAGCCCGACCACTGGATCCGAAAGATGTGCCGGGAATACGGCATGATCGAGCCGTTCGAAGAGAAGCAGGTGCGCGAGGGCGTGGTGTCATACGGAATCTCTTCCTACGGATACGACATCCGCGTGGCCGACGAATTCAAGATCTTCACCAACGTCATGTCCACCGTGGTGGACCCCAAGCACGTGGATCCGGCCTCGATGGTGGACTTCCACGGGCCCATTTGCATCGTTCCGCCCAATTCGTTCGCGCTGGCGCGCACCATCGAGTACTTCCGGATTCCGAGAAATGTCCTGACCATCTGCGTCGGGAAGAGCACCTATGCCCGCTGCGGCATCATCACCAACGTGACGCCATTCGAACCGGAGTGGGAGGGTCACGTCACGCTCGAGATCAGCAACACCACGCCCCTGCCCGCCAAGATCTACGCCAACGAGGGGATCGCTCAGGTGCTGTTCTTCGAGAGCGACGAGCCCTGCGAGACCTCGTACCGCGACAAGGCCGGCAAGTATCAGCGGCAGCGCGGCATCACGCTGCCGCGTTTGTGA
- the dnaK gene encoding molecular chaperone DnaK translates to MKGERNIMGKVIGIDLGTTNSCVAVMEGGEPKVIANAEGFRTTPSVVAFSKAGERLVGLVARRQAVTNPKNTIYSIKRFMGRKYDEVTGEIKLVPYEVTRGPNGDARVRVSGQEYSPPEISAMILQKMRQTAEEYLGEKVTEAVVTVPAYFNDSQRQATKDAGRVAGLDVKRIINEPTAAALAYGLDKKKDEKIAVFDLGGGTFDISILEIGDGVFEVRSTNGDTHLGGDDFDQKVIDWLAAEFQKQEGIDLRRDPMALQRLKEAAEKAKCELSGTLQTDVNLPFITADQNGPKHMNITLTRARLEQIVADLIERCRGPVMQALKDAGLQASQIDEVVLVGGSTRMPKVQELVKEIFGREPHKGVNPDEVVAVGAAIQGAVLAGDVRDVVLLDVTPLSLGIETLGGVMTPLITRNTTIPTRKMEVFSTASDSQTSVEVHVLQGERPMARDNKTIGRFHLDGIPPAPRGIPQIEVAFDIDANGILHVSAKDRASGKEQSIRIEASSGLNEADIQKMVRDAEEHAGEDRKRKEAVEARNRGDALVYEIEKNLKEHGEKLEAGLKGRIEESLGRLREALKGEDPAAITSASESLQQAWHEAAASLYQTAGAGAQSQPGPKPEPDTEKKSGSGAVDADFEVMN, encoded by the coding sequence GTGAAAGGTGAAAGGAACATCATGGGCAAGGTCATCGGTATTGATTTGGGAACCACCAACTCGTGCGTCGCGGTGATGGAGGGTGGCGAGCCGAAGGTGATCGCCAACGCCGAAGGATTCCGCACCACGCCGTCGGTGGTGGCGTTCTCCAAGGCCGGCGAGCGCCTGGTGGGTCTGGTCGCACGCCGGCAGGCGGTGACCAATCCCAAGAACACCATTTATTCCATCAAGCGCTTCATGGGGCGCAAGTACGACGAAGTGACGGGCGAGATCAAGCTCGTTCCCTATGAAGTGACGCGTGGCCCGAACGGGGACGCCCGGGTGCGCGTGAGCGGTCAGGAGTACTCGCCGCCCGAGATCTCGGCGATGATCCTGCAGAAGATGAGGCAGACCGCCGAGGAGTATCTGGGCGAGAAGGTCACCGAGGCGGTGGTCACCGTTCCGGCCTACTTCAACGACAGCCAGCGCCAGGCCACCAAGGACGCCGGGCGCGTGGCCGGACTCGACGTGAAGCGCATCATCAACGAGCCGACCGCCGCGGCGCTCGCCTACGGTCTCGACAAGAAGAAGGACGAGAAGATCGCGGTCTTCGACCTGGGTGGCGGCACGTTCGACATCTCGATCCTCGAGATCGGCGACGGCGTGTTCGAGGTGCGTTCCACCAACGGCGACACGCACCTGGGTGGGGACGACTTCGATCAGAAGGTGATCGACTGGCTCGCCGCGGAGTTTCAGAAGCAGGAAGGCATCGATCTGCGCCGCGATCCGATGGCGCTCCAGCGGCTCAAGGAGGCGGCCGAGAAGGCCAAGTGCGAGTTGTCGGGAACGCTTCAGACCGACGTGAATCTGCCGTTCATCACCGCCGATCAGAACGGTCCCAAGCACATGAACATCACGCTCACTCGCGCCCGGCTCGAACAGATCGTGGCCGACCTGATCGAGCGCTGCCGTGGCCCGGTGATGCAGGCGCTGAAGGACGCCGGACTGCAGGCCTCGCAGATCGACGAGGTGGTGCTGGTCGGCGGCTCGACGCGCATGCCCAAGGTGCAGGAGCTGGTGAAGGAGATCTTCGGCAGGGAGCCGCACAAGGGCGTCAACCCCGACGAAGTGGTGGCGGTGGGCGCCGCCATTCAGGGGGCGGTGCTGGCGGGCGACGTGCGCGATGTCGTGCTGCTCGACGTGACGCCGCTGTCGCTCGGCATCGAGACCCTCGGCGGCGTGATGACGCCGCTCATCACGCGCAACACCACGATTCCGACTCGCAAGATGGAGGTGTTCTCGACGGCGTCCGACAGTCAGACGTCGGTCGAGGTGCACGTCCTCCAGGGCGAACGGCCGATGGCGCGCGACAACAAGACCATCGGGCGGTTCCACCTCGACGGCATTCCGCCGGCGCCGCGCGGAATCCCTCAGATCGAGGTGGCGTTCGACATCGATGCCAACGGCATCCTCCATGTCTCGGCGAAGGATCGGGCGTCGGGGAAGGAGCAGAGCATCCGCATCGAGGCCTCGAGCGGGCTGAACGAAGCCGACATCCAGAAGATGGTGCGCGACGCCGAGGAGCATGCCGGCGAGGACCGCAAGCGCAAAGAGGCGGTCGAGGCCCGCAACCGGGGCGACGCGCTGGTGTACGAGATCGAGAAGAACCTGAAGGAGCACGGCGAGAAGCTCGAGGCGGGCCTCAAGGGCCGCATCGAGGAGTCGCTCGGTCGCCTGCGGGAGGCGCTCAAGGGTGAAGACCCGGCGGCGATCACCTCGGCGAGCGAGTCGCTGCAGCAGGCATGGCACGAGGCGGCGGCGTCGCTCTACCAGACGGCCGGAGCGGGGGCGCAGTCACAGCCCGGTCCGAAGCCTGAGCCCGACACCGAGAAGAAGAGCGGTTCGGGGGCGGTCGACGCCGACTTCGAAGTGATGAACTAG
- a CDS encoding Hsp20/alpha crystallin family protein: protein MTTLMRWSPFFSGTRKLDRWGTDFDRLFDGLVFSPGGQVARFSPATDIQETPEAFIVRLDLPGVAQGDVKVSLLGDELTISGERKQDEARKEGRLEYRERVFGSFQRGFTLSAPVQADQVKATFKDGVLEVHVPKAPQARSREIEIQVG from the coding sequence ATGACCACTCTCATGCGCTGGAGTCCGTTCTTCTCGGGTACCCGCAAGCTCGATCGTTGGGGCACCGACTTCGACCGGCTGTTCGACGGTCTCGTGTTCAGCCCGGGCGGCCAGGTCGCGCGCTTCTCGCCGGCCACCGACATCCAGGAGACTCCCGAGGCATTCATCGTGCGTCTGGATCTGCCGGGCGTCGCACAGGGCGACGTCAAGGTGAGTCTGCTCGGCGACGAGCTGACCATCAGCGGCGAGCGGAAGCAGGACGAGGCCCGCAAGGAAGGCAGGCTGGAGTATCGGGAGCGGGTGTTCGGCAGCTTCCAGCGCGGCTTCACCCTGAGTGCGCCGGTGCAGGCGGACCAGGTCAAGGCCACCTTCAAGGACGGAGTGCTCGAGGTTCACGTGCCCAAGGCCCCGCAGGCCCGGTCGCGTGAGATCGAGATTCAGGTCGGCTAA
- a CDS encoding DinB family protein, with translation MSQATGWQTHLEIDASVFLATGAVVTGSVRIGPRASVWFHTVIRGDTDRIEVGEETNLQDLSVVHVDEGQPALIGSRVTVGHRAVVHGCVIEDECLIGMGSIVLSGAHIGTGSLVGAGALVREGQQIPPGSLVVGAPARVLGPVQESHRAAIRDGNRHYVALSREYLARGFGQPIPAADHPLGVRGLPPAAMSHLEWGQRLAALAEAPGWAASLLEVSGEARWTRRPGPDRWSAHEVVAHLLESDAHVFGPRLERLLREERPELPEVDLIAIRASAGTPGLAPRAQIERWRESRRTALERLAPLRSTEWARRGIHSRRGPYSVADAVRSWVEHEASHRRQIERALAASR, from the coding sequence ATGAGCCAGGCGACCGGCTGGCAGACTCACCTCGAGATCGACGCCAGCGTGTTCCTCGCCACCGGGGCGGTCGTGACCGGATCCGTGCGCATCGGCCCGCGCGCCAGCGTCTGGTTCCACACCGTGATTCGCGGCGATACCGACCGGATCGAGGTGGGCGAGGAGACCAACCTGCAGGACCTGAGCGTGGTCCACGTGGACGAGGGCCAACCGGCCCTGATCGGCTCGCGAGTGACGGTCGGGCACCGCGCGGTGGTGCACGGGTGCGTGATCGAGGACGAATGCCTGATCGGCATGGGTTCGATCGTGCTCTCCGGTGCCCATATCGGCACCGGCTCGCTGGTGGGGGCGGGCGCCCTGGTGCGCGAAGGCCAGCAGATCCCGCCCGGGAGCCTGGTGGTGGGAGCGCCGGCACGGGTGCTGGGACCGGTTCAGGAGTCGCATCGCGCCGCGATCCGCGACGGCAACCGTCACTACGTGGCGCTGTCGCGCGAGTATCTGGCGCGCGGATTCGGCCAGCCGATCCCGGCGGCGGATCACCCGCTCGGAGTGCGCGGGCTCCCGCCCGCGGCGATGAGTCACCTCGAATGGGGCCAGCGGCTGGCCGCGCTGGCCGAGGCGCCGGGCTGGGCGGCCTCGCTCCTCGAAGTGAGCGGCGAGGCGCGCTGGACGCGCCGGCCGGGCCCGGATCGCTGGAGCGCTCACGAGGTCGTCGCCCACCTGCTCGAATCCGACGCCCACGTGTTCGGACCCCGCCTCGAGCGCTTGCTGCGCGAAGAGCGTCCCGAGCTGCCCGAGGTGGATCTGATCGCGATCCGCGCCTCGGCCGGCACCCCGGGGCTCGCGCCCCGGGCGCAGATCGAGCGCTGGCGCGAGTCGCGGCGGACGGCGCTCGAACGGCTCGCGCCGCTCCGATCCACCGAATGGGCGCGACGCGGAATCCATTCGCGACGCGGTCCGTACTCGGTCGCCGACGCGGTGCGGTCGTGGGTCGAGCACGAGGCGTCGCACCGGCGGCAGATCGAGCGCGCGCTCGCGGCCTCGCGATGA
- a CDS encoding molybdenum cofactor biosynthesis protein B, translating into MRTRRGAHAARRRGERAAECVVVTVSDTRGSSTDVSGARAEALLRAAGHRVMERRWVRDRIAPIRRELRRALATGADLVLLTGGTGVSPRDVTPQAVEPLLDLALPGFGERFRDRSSRQVGAAAWLSRAGAGVARGRLVAYLPGSPAAVELGLRELLIPELTHALRLLGRLTPGD; encoded by the coding sequence ATGCGCACGCGCCGTGGAGCGCATGCCGCGCGCCGGCGGGGTGAGCGCGCCGCCGAATGCGTGGTGGTGACGGTGAGCGACACGCGCGGGAGCAGCACCGACGTGAGCGGGGCACGCGCGGAAGCGCTGCTGCGAGCGGCGGGGCATCGGGTAATGGAGCGCCGCTGGGTACGCGATCGAATCGCGCCGATCCGGCGTGAACTGCGCCGGGCGCTGGCCACCGGCGCCGACCTGGTGCTCCTGACCGGCGGCACCGGCGTCTCGCCCCGCGACGTGACTCCGCAGGCGGTCGAGCCGCTGCTCGACCTCGCGCTGCCGGGATTCGGCGAGCGCTTTCGCGATCGATCGTCCCGCCAGGTCGGGGCCGCAGCCTGGCTGTCGCGCGCCGGGGCCGGGGTGGCTCGCGGGCGGCTGGTGGCCTACCTTCCCGGCTCCCCGGCGGCCGTCGAGCTGGGACTTCGCGAGCTGCTCATTCCCGAGCTGACCCACGCCCTGCGACTGCTCGGACGACTCACCCCCGGAGACTGA
- a CDS encoding glycosyltransferase family 4 protein gives MKIALFLPHVGVFGGVRRFLELGNSWTASGHAVMLFHPGGEPPAWLGFAGEVRKLEAARHQRSDLAISADPHTFDAFRRHESARHLYYCVLERDPGLALALRDRELLLAANSGPLRRALAARARRPVLDGIGGIRLEQFHPAPEQRADRPLRVLLNGRRSREKKGTDLILASLEAVRRSVPEFETVLFDSLGPGNAQDPREGARLPSSARFVINPSQDQLVRLYQSCHVFVAAERKAGWCNTALEAMACGAAVVCTPSGTTDFARDGDNALMVRVRHAWFLSRALRRVLGDPELRARLSSRAPLGLERWSWDRLAEKLLSQLPAEGAAGGAQR, from the coding sequence GTGAAGATCGCGCTGTTTCTCCCCCACGTCGGCGTATTCGGCGGCGTCCGCCGCTTTCTCGAGCTCGGCAACAGCTGGACGGCGAGTGGCCACGCCGTGATGCTCTTCCATCCCGGCGGCGAGCCGCCCGCCTGGTTGGGATTCGCCGGCGAGGTGCGCAAGCTCGAAGCGGCCCGCCACCAGCGCTCGGACCTCGCCATCTCGGCCGACCCGCACACCTTCGATGCGTTTCGCCGCCACGAGTCGGCCCGCCACCTCTATTACTGCGTGCTCGAGCGCGACCCGGGACTCGCCCTGGCGCTCCGCGACCGCGAGTTGCTGCTGGCCGCGAATTCGGGCCCGCTCCGCCGCGCGCTCGCCGCGCGCGCTCGCCGTCCGGTGCTCGACGGCATCGGCGGCATCCGGCTCGAACAGTTCCATCCCGCGCCCGAGCAGCGCGCCGATCGACCGCTGCGCGTGCTCCTGAACGGCCGGCGCTCGCGCGAAAAGAAGGGCACCGATCTGATCCTCGCCTCCCTCGAGGCGGTGCGGCGCAGCGTTCCCGAGTTCGAGACCGTACTGTTCGACAGTCTCGGGCCCGGCAACGCTCAGGACCCGCGTGAGGGCGCGCGGCTGCCGAGCAGCGCCCGCTTCGTGATCAATCCGAGCCAGGACCAGCTGGTCCGGCTCTACCAGTCCTGTCACGTGTTCGTGGCGGCCGAGCGGAAGGCCGGCTGGTGCAACACCGCGCTCGAAGCCATGGCCTGCGGGGCGGCGGTGGTCTGCACGCCGAGCGGCACCACCGATTTCGCGCGTGATGGCGACAACGCCCTGATGGTTCGCGTGCGCCACGCATGGTTTCTCTCGCGCGCGCTGCGTCGCGTGCTCGGCGATCCGGAGCTGCGCGCGAGGCTCAGCAGTCGGGCGCCGCTCGGGCTCGAACGATGGAGCTGGGATCGGCTGGCCGAGAAGCTCCTGAGCCAGCTGCCGGCGGAAGGCGCCGCCGGCGGGGCTCAGCGCTGA
- the nuoI gene encoding NADH-quinone oxidoreductase subunit NuoI — protein MLKELATGLGVTFENLFRKPFTVQYPDEQLQMTPRFRGLHILTRHEDGLERCVGCELCAVACPADAIFVKAAENDPNRPSSHGERYAERYEINMLRCIFCGMCEEACPEDAIYLEKDFELSDYRRDAFIYTKDELLVGREKSGYLPQR, from the coding sequence ATGCTGAAAGAGCTGGCGACGGGGCTCGGCGTCACGTTCGAGAACCTGTTCCGAAAGCCGTTCACCGTCCAGTATCCGGACGAGCAGCTGCAGATGACCCCCCGCTTCCGCGGGCTCCACATCCTCACCCGCCACGAGGACGGTCTCGAGCGGTGCGTGGGCTGCGAGCTGTGCGCGGTGGCCTGCCCGGCCGACGCGATCTTCGTCAAGGCCGCGGAAAACGATCCGAACCGCCCGAGCTCCCACGGCGAGCGCTACGCCGAGCGGTACGAGATCAACATGCTGCGCTGCATTTTCTGTGGCATGTGCGAGGAGGCGTGTCCCGAGGACGCCATCTACCTCGAGAAGGACTTCGAGCTCTCCGACTACCGGCGCGACGCGTTCATCTATACGAAGGACGAGCTGCTGGTGGGCCGCGAAAAGTCGGGCTACCTGCCTCAGCGCTGA